In a single window of the Streptacidiphilus sp. P02-A3a genome:
- a CDS encoding sensor histidine kinase: MGSSTPADPPGRGTLLWSTRRWLVTGTAAALAVLVVLGALVTWYFSYSTSVTNQLVERSSPALVAAVQLQAALVNEETGTRGYAISGQTDFLQPYTEGLAEETVEVAQLRQLTAGDGAAAADLDLVLARAGTWKHDIARGIVASPPGHPVPAAVAQVDKGKTEFDALRSALTAEQQQLQGRRTVAIADLKHSWALRDWLFTAIALVVLALTVLVFTGLRRGVNAPLEHLSTQLRVVADGDFDHPIVSNGPTDLRQLARDAEAMRHYLVQELANSRAAQAAVDAHAAELVRSNAELEQFAYVASHDLQEPLRKVASFCQLLQRRYAAQLDEKANQYIGFAVDGANRMQTLINDLLVFSRVGRVHDGYAPVDLDQVWASTEDSLSVGIAESGAVLVHDPLPTVDGDATQLGMLLQNLVTNAIKFHAPEQPPRISLACEPDANEDLWRFAFTDNGIGIDPEYAERVFVIFQRLHPRDAYPGNGIGLAMCKKIVEFHGGTIAIDSEYTEGTRIAFTLPRGSATTAEADTDTDTGEQP, encoded by the coding sequence CCGGCACCGCGGCGGCGCTGGCGGTACTCGTCGTCCTCGGCGCGTTGGTGACCTGGTACTTCTCCTATTCGACCTCGGTCACGAACCAGCTGGTCGAGCGCAGCAGCCCGGCCCTGGTCGCCGCCGTGCAGTTGCAGGCGGCCCTGGTCAACGAGGAGACCGGGACCCGGGGCTACGCCATCTCCGGGCAGACCGACTTCCTCCAGCCGTACACCGAGGGCCTGGCCGAGGAGACCGTCGAGGTCGCCCAGCTGCGGCAGCTGACCGCGGGAGACGGCGCCGCCGCCGCCGATCTCGACCTGGTGCTGGCGCGGGCCGGTACCTGGAAGCACGACATCGCCAGGGGCATCGTCGCGTCGCCCCCGGGACACCCGGTGCCGGCCGCCGTGGCGCAGGTCGACAAGGGCAAGACCGAGTTCGACGCGCTCCGGTCGGCACTGACCGCTGAGCAGCAGCAGCTGCAGGGCCGCCGAACGGTCGCGATCGCCGACCTGAAACACTCCTGGGCGTTGCGGGACTGGCTGTTCACCGCCATCGCGCTGGTCGTCCTGGCCCTCACCGTGCTCGTGTTCACCGGACTGCGCCGAGGCGTGAACGCACCGCTGGAGCACCTCTCGACGCAGCTGCGGGTGGTCGCCGACGGTGACTTCGATCACCCCATCGTCAGCAACGGCCCGACCGACCTGCGGCAACTGGCGCGCGACGCCGAGGCGATGCGCCACTACCTGGTCCAGGAACTCGCCAACAGCCGGGCCGCGCAGGCGGCGGTGGACGCCCACGCCGCCGAACTCGTCCGGTCCAACGCCGAACTGGAGCAGTTCGCCTACGTGGCCTCGCACGACCTGCAGGAGCCGTTGCGGAAGGTCGCCAGCTTCTGCCAGCTGCTGCAACGGCGTTACGCCGCACAGTTGGACGAGAAGGCGAACCAGTACATCGGCTTCGCGGTGGACGGCGCCAACCGGATGCAGACGCTGATCAACGACCTGCTGGTGTTCTCGCGGGTGGGACGCGTCCACGACGGCTACGCCCCGGTCGACCTGGACCAGGTCTGGGCCTCGACCGAGGACTCGCTCAGCGTCGGCATCGCCGAGTCCGGCGCCGTACTGGTCCACGATCCGCTGCCGACCGTGGACGGCGACGCCACCCAACTGGGCATGCTGCTGCAGAACCTGGTCACCAACGCGATCAAGTTCCACGCCCCGGAGCAGCCCCCGCGAATATCACTGGCCTGCGAACCCGACGCGAACGAGGACCTCTGGCGTTTCGCCTTCACCGACAACGGGATCGGCATCGATCCCGAGTACGCGGAACGGGTGTTCGTGATCTTCCAGCGGCTCCACCCCCGGGACGCCTACCCCGGCAACGGCATAGGCCTCGCCATGTGCAAGAAGATCGTCGAGTTCCACGGCGGCACCATCGCCATCGACTCCGAGTACACCGAGGGCACCCGCATCGCCTTCACCCTCCCGCGCGGCAGCGCCACGACCGCCGAGGCCGACACCGACACCGATACCGGGGAGCAGCCGTGA
- a CDS encoding PP2C family protein-serine/threonine phosphatase, producing MIPDVTSATAPQHGPGGSEHYRVLLVEDDAGDALLVEESLADARLPHELRWKRDLASALADIAENPPDCVLLDLGLPDIVGVAAVGAIQTACPHAAVIVLTGLDEARSASAAVASGAQDYLVKGQVTPELLGRALRYAVYRKQAERAAAELRENQIRARENARLERGLLPTPLVHSASVTVNSRYLPGREQALLGGDFLDAVQTADGRIHAVIGDVSGHGPDEAALGVCLRITWRALVLAGHLGTELLDLLEQVLVAERPRAEMFATCTTVTMAADTRSATLLLAGHHEPLLCAGSVASEVSAAFGPALGITPGRRAWRPTTLPLPASGALMLYTDGLIEGRSGPGSERLGAAGLIDLISTAPASAVNGLLDHLIGAARTLNAGRHSDDLAILHLSWDRD from the coding sequence GTGATCCCGGACGTCACCTCGGCCACCGCCCCGCAGCACGGCCCGGGCGGATCCGAGCACTACCGGGTCCTGCTGGTCGAGGACGACGCCGGTGACGCCCTGCTGGTCGAGGAGTCCCTGGCGGACGCCCGCCTGCCGCACGAACTGCGCTGGAAGCGCGACCTGGCGAGCGCGCTCGCCGACATCGCCGAGAACCCGCCGGACTGCGTGCTGCTTGACCTCGGACTGCCCGACATCGTCGGGGTCGCGGCGGTGGGCGCGATCCAGACGGCCTGCCCGCATGCCGCCGTCATCGTGCTCACCGGCCTGGACGAGGCCCGCTCGGCCAGTGCGGCCGTCGCCAGCGGGGCCCAGGACTACCTGGTCAAGGGCCAGGTCACCCCCGAGCTGCTGGGCCGCGCGCTGCGCTACGCGGTCTACCGGAAACAGGCCGAGCGGGCGGCGGCGGAGCTGCGGGAGAACCAGATCCGCGCGCGTGAGAACGCCCGCCTGGAACGCGGCCTGCTGCCCACGCCGCTGGTGCACTCGGCCAGCGTCACCGTCAACAGCCGGTACCTGCCGGGACGGGAGCAGGCGCTGCTGGGCGGCGACTTCCTCGACGCCGTGCAGACAGCCGACGGCAGGATCCACGCGGTCATCGGCGACGTCAGCGGTCACGGCCCGGACGAGGCGGCCCTCGGCGTCTGCCTGCGGATCACCTGGCGCGCCCTGGTCCTGGCCGGACACCTGGGCACCGAGCTGCTGGACCTGCTGGAGCAGGTGCTGGTCGCCGAACGTCCGCGCGCTGAGATGTTCGCCACCTGCACCACGGTCACCATGGCCGCGGACACCCGGTCGGCGACCCTGCTGCTGGCCGGGCACCACGAACCGCTGCTCTGCGCGGGCAGTGTCGCCAGTGAGGTGAGCGCGGCGTTCGGCCCGGCACTGGGGATCACGCCGGGACGGCGCGCCTGGCGGCCCACGACGCTGCCGCTCCCGGCGTCCGGTGCGTTGATGCTGTACACCGACGGCCTGATCGAGGGACGCAGCGGTCCCGGCAGCGAACGGCTCGGCGCGGCCGGCCTGATCGACCTGATCTCCACCGCACCGGCCTCCGCCGTCAACGGACTGCTGGACCACCTGATCGGCGCCGCCCGGACCCTCAACGCCGGACGCCACAGTGACGACCTGGCGATCCTGCACCTCTCCTGGGACCGGGACTGA
- a CDS encoding YqaE/Pmp3 family membrane protein, whose product MIKVLLVLLCLVLPFLAVLIKEGPCLKVLWAFLLQLCGHVPGVIYGIYQVVKD is encoded by the coding sequence ATGATCAAAGTCCTGCTCGTGCTGCTCTGCCTGGTCCTGCCGTTCCTGGCGGTACTGATCAAGGAGGGGCCCTGCCTGAAGGTGCTCTGGGCCTTCCTGCTGCAACTCTGCGGTCATGTGCCCGGCGTCATCTACGGCATCTACCAGGTCGTCAAGGACTGA
- a CDS encoding DUF6296 family protein: MSPYDADARELVFAPSVPGDPRSHEDSVLVRRTQAVGPGGYPVYCDETGIVRAEISDADEVRMLVSSVHQDLRRPVACRRLPSAPAA; the protein is encoded by the coding sequence ATGTCGCCCTACGACGCGGACGCACGGGAGCTGGTGTTCGCCCCTTCGGTCCCCGGTGACCCGCGCAGCCATGAGGACTCGGTGCTGGTGCGCCGCACCCAGGCGGTCGGTCCCGGTGGCTACCCGGTGTACTGCGACGAGACCGGAATCGTACGCGCGGAGATCAGCGACGCCGACGAGGTGCGGATGCTGGTCAGCAGCGTCCACCAGGACCTACGGCGTCCGGTGGCCTGCCGCCGCCTCCCGTCGGCGCCCGCCGCGTAG